Proteins from a genomic interval of Hydrogenophaga sp. PAMC20947:
- the rpsO gene encoding 30S ribosomal protein S15, whose product MIAKDIKAAVVADNARAANDTGSPEVQVAILTARINELTPHFKTHAKDHHGRRGLLRMVSRRRKLLDYLKSKDAERYLALIQKQGLRK is encoded by the coding sequence ATGATCGCCAAAGACATCAAAGCCGCCGTCGTTGCGGACAATGCCCGTGCCGCCAATGACACCGGTAGCCCGGAAGTGCAGGTCGCTATCCTGACCGCACGCATCAACGAACTGACCCCCCACTTCAAGACCCACGCCAAAGACCACCATGGTCGCCGTGGTCTGTTGCGCATGGTGAGCCGTCGCCGCAAGCTGCTGGACTACCTCAAGTCCAAAGATGCTGAGCGTTACCTCGCCCTGATCCAGAAACAGGGTCTGCGCAAGTAA